From the genome of Novipirellula aureliae, one region includes:
- a CDS encoding GxxExxY protein, which produces MTERLNAVTQVVVEFKAKSAIHPIDKAQTISHLRLMGLQVGLLINFHEVKLIDWLKALSGGADKIAGHDPHGLR; this is translated from the coding sequence TTGACTGAACGTCTTAATGCGGTCACGCAAGTTGTCGTTGAGTTTAAAGCAAAGTCTGCTATCCATCCGATCGACAAAGCGCAAACGATCTCCCATTTGAGATTAATGGGTCTGCAAGTTGGGCTGCTGATCAATTTCCATGAAGTGAAGTTGATCGACTGGCTCAAGGCGCTTTCCGGCGGTGCCGACAAGATCGCGGGCCATGATCCCCATGGTCTTCGATGA